A portion of the Rhodococcus pseudokoreensis genome contains these proteins:
- a CDS encoding nuclear transport factor 2 family protein, with protein MTTSRPVETAAAQSQPQPPSETDTPRWSKDEIEQAVLDFVEDSTTTWVSGDIEAWANWYTDDAVFRDLGFGYDGDEELRGREAIFQYYKKVRDGFPGGQVQYYPCPWYMIDEERALVVLEWRCRMTDPGDGSIHEEPCYSRLIYGGNRQWSFEEDIYNPVRMGAMIERWLEVYSKYHPGALPTHSPVTA; from the coding sequence ATGACAACTTCCCGCCCCGTCGAGACCGCCGCTGCGCAGTCACAACCGCAGCCGCCATCAGAGACCGACACGCCAAGGTGGAGCAAGGACGAAATCGAGCAGGCCGTGCTCGATTTCGTCGAGGATTCCACGACGACATGGGTTTCCGGCGATATCGAAGCCTGGGCCAACTGGTACACCGACGACGCCGTCTTCCGCGATCTCGGGTTCGGCTACGACGGAGACGAGGAACTCCGCGGCCGGGAGGCGATCTTCCAGTACTACAAGAAGGTTCGTGACGGATTCCCCGGCGGGCAGGTGCAGTACTACCCGTGCCCGTGGTACATGATCGACGAGGAACGCGCCCTGGTCGTGCTGGAATGGCGCTGCCGAATGACCGATCCCGGTGACGGTTCCATCCATGAGGAGCCGTGCTACTCGCGGCTGATCTACGGCGGAAACCGGCAATGGTCCTTCGAGGAGGACATCTACAACCCGGTCCGCATGGGTGCCATGATCGAGCGCTGGCTCGAGGTGTACAGCAAGTACCACCCTGGCGCTCTCCCCACCCACTCCCCAGTCACGGCCTGA